Below is a genomic region from Belonocnema kinseyi isolate 2016_QV_RU_SX_M_011 chromosome 4, B_treatae_v1, whole genome shotgun sequence.
tccaagtgaaattatatttatttacagaaactccctgttttaaaaaaagacaatattttctaaaattcccggtttcttattgtaataaaatctttgaattcacgAGAACAACTACTGAATAGTGTTTACAAAGTAACTATTCTTGAACAACACAAATTGCAATTAAATcacaactaaattaattaaattacaactcaataaaaacttatttttcaatcttGTGTGTAATTTTGTACTTAGGAAATGTTACCCCAATAAAAATGCTATCATTCAACTACAATTTTACATCGCaagtgaaaaaaaacttatttactttaAATAAGCCCGCAATCAACGACACATGCGCAGTAAGAAGAAGCATTTCATCGGCAAATACACTGTTCATGCTTCCAGTCAGCAATGCAGGAGGGTAATTCGTCGCCGACAAGCGCAGTAAAGAGGGAAGAGGTCGCAGGTTCCATAGTCGTCGGCGAATTGACGATCGCCCCAAGAGTTATTGGATAGGCCGAGAGTGGGCAGGGGGAGAGCGGTCCGATTAAGTTCAGACATTAGAGTCCGACTGTAGTATTTTGAATTACAAACTAGCAGGTCTTGAcgtgagaatatttaaaactggGTTTTTCGTGGACAGTTCGTTAAGATttataaaagaaagttttttttctgttaagtACCTTTTTTGTTTGTCTGTTTATGAAACTGCACAATAGGCAAAAGTGCTTGCTTCCCCACTTAAGGCGTTCAAGTGCAGTGTTTAGGCAAAGGTAGTCATGTCTTTTTGGATACTGCTTTCTGTGAAGGGTTTAGTCGAGTAAACGACCGAGTATCTGGACTGATTATTCAAGATAAAGCTCTCCTTTTAAACTAAATTTCCAGTTGCCCGAAAAAGTTTACAGTACGTAAGcaggtaaaacatttattttaacgtgtAACAGCAAAAATTCTTCCtcatttctataaatatttagtttaccctCGTTTccttatcagaaaaaaaatttcaaaatctttttaccACGCAGCAAAAATCTACCGGAAACGGTTCGTAAGTCCCTGACTGTTTACTTTTGGAGTTGGACTATGTTCAGTTCCGTTAGGTTACGTCAGGTCCATGGTCAGCCCCAAAACCGCTACTATCTCCGAGTTTTAccgtatttcaaaaatattgggaaATATTGAAAAGCGCATGATAGTTGGGATACGACATATCCACTGACTGTCAAACTAAGAAAATGATGTTCAAAGTTTTAATGATATTcactaattaaatgtaaatagaTGTCAAATTGATTATAGAAGTTATATAACACATTTAACAAACGAAGCACTATAACGCATTTTGtagcaattaataatttaattgagcGGAAATTGAAAATCTATTCGGGACATGGCATAATATTTACTTGACTGTTTTGAAAGTTAGAATGTACAATCGCCaacacaattataaattaaagtattttaaaagttttttagatgttttttaaagaattttatgatgTTGTAAattgaatatctttttttttttatttggctacTCTTTTTCTCtgtctttttctatttaaaaagtctgTTTTATAAACATGCACAGTGGGGTAGAAGCTAATGAAAAttgccaaaattaaaattttcaatgccaACAATTggggtattttatttattttatttcaaattagacacataaaaataattgtgaatGAAGTTTCATCTGGATATATTAAGTAATGACCGAAGAATCAGCATTTCATTTTGAAAGTGACATACAATAGATATTATGGAAATAACAATTTTGTTCTCGTCGCCGCAATAACAATaaattacattgtttaaaaaactttacaattaTTTAGGTTATGCGTGTTTGTCTAAGTATACAGTTTAGCTAACAAAAGGAGGAGAAATATTTCatcttgtttatttttgttagtattttattttggtcatatttcgaaagaaatttccaatgtggatacatttttaaaacattgaaatttgaaactttattctCAAGTGCTTAGAGGCCTTTCCTCCTcaccgaaaaatttgaaaatgccttttttgcTTCTAGCCCTTTAATTGAAGGCATGAGCATAATAACTAGATAAGGACCATATGAGCTTGtaattttgtgatatttaaaTAACTTATTCTAGGTACCAGCTTAAAATGGTTCTCATGCAGTTGTTATCCCCGTGTTCTGACTTGCAAAGATGTGAGGTGTTAAACAAATCAATCATTTTCTTTGTTACTTAGGCATGTCATTCTACCTGTGGACTTAGCGAAGAATGTACCTAAATCTCACTTAATGACAGAAACTGAATGGCGAAACTTAGGCGTTCAACAAAGCCCTAACTGGGTGCACTACATGATGCATGGTCCaggtatattttttacatattgtttaaaaCTTCTCTTGTTATGTCAATCCCTAGATTCAATATGACTCTATTTGTTCCTATGACTCTGTTGAGTTTCGCTCACACAGCNNNNNNNNNNNNNNNNNNNNNNNNNNNNNNNNNNNNNNNNNNNNNNNNNNNNNNNNNNNNNNNNNNNNNNNNNNNNNNNNNNNNNNNNNNNNNNNNNNNNTATATGTAATATGAGCCGGGTACGAATCTTATTTTCATTTGTGCCgatttaatgttattattatattctggTAAAATAGACTATTCTTCTTCGTTTCCTAAAGTAT
It encodes:
- the LOC117171963 gene encoding cyclin-dependent kinases regulatory subunit 1-like isoform X5, translating into MRTMPTDQIQYSEKYNDDKYEYRHVILPVDLAKNVPKSHLMTETEWRNLGVQQSPNWVHYMMHGPDSDYNKIFTEEGPNSDRNV